The Rhinoderma darwinii isolate aRhiDar2 unplaced genomic scaffold, aRhiDar2.hap1 Scaffold_1970, whole genome shotgun sequence genome has a segment encoding these proteins:
- the LOC142700836 gene encoding alanine aminotransferase 2 produces MGQKPITYLRQVSAICLYPELLNDNKFPDDVKQKAERILQACGGKSIGSYSASQGIEIIRQDVAKYIERRDGGIPSNPEDIYLSTGASDSIVTMLKLLVSGQGSSRTGVLIPIPQYPLYSAALAELAAVQVNYYLDEENCWALDMKELRRALEEARKHCNPKVLCIINPGNPTGQVQSRKCIEDVIRFAAEENLFVMADEVYQDNVYANGCAFHSFKKVLFEMGPKYSDVVEMASFHSTSKGFMGECGFRGGYMEVINMDPAVKQELTKLVSVRLCPPVPGQALLDVIVNPPQPGEPSYKQFMAEKKAVLGNLAEKARLTEEILNQAPGIQCNPVQGAMYSFPRIEIPEQAIKLAQAEGQAPDMFFCMKLLEETGICVVPGSGFGQREGTHHFRMTILPPIDKLKSLLERLKDFHQKFIQEHS; encoded by the exons ATGGGTCAGAAGCCGATCACTTATCTTAGACAG GTCAGTGCCATCTGCTTGTACCCGGagctactgaatgacaacaagttCCCAGATGATGTAAAGCAGAAGGCAGAGCGAATTCTTCAGGCTTGTGGGGGGAAAAGCATTG GGTCCTACAGCGCCAGCCAAGGTATAGAAATCATCCGTCAGGATGTGGCCAAGTACATTGAGCGGAGAGATGGCGGAATCCCCTCCAACCCTGAGGATATTTACCTCTCCACCGGGGCCAGCGACTCCATTGTG ACCATGCTGAAGTTGTTGGTGTCGGGTCAGGGAAGCTCTCGGACCGGTGTCCTCATCCCCATCCCCCAGTACCCCCTGTACTCGGCAGCGCTGGCGGAGTTGGCCGCTGTGCAGGTGAATTATTACCTGGATGAGGAGAATTGTTGGGCTCTGGATATGAAGGAGCTGAGGAGGGCACTGGAAGAGGCTCGGAAACACTGCAACCCAAAGGTCCTGTGTATCATCAACCCAGGGAACCCTACAG GTCAAGTGCAGAGCAGAAAATGCATTGAGGACGTGATTCGTTTCGCAGCTGAAGAAAACCTGTTTGTGATGGCCGATGAG GTCTATCAAGACAATGTTTATGCCAATGGCTGTGCCTTCCACTCCTTCAAGAAGGTTCTCTTTGAGATGGGACCCAAGTACTCCGATGTGGTGGAGATGGCGTCATTCCACTCCACATCCAAAGGGTTCATGGGCGA GTGTGGTTTCCGGGGTGGCTACATGGAGGTGATCAATATGGACCCCGCTGTTAAGCAGGAGTTAACTAAGCTGGTgtctgtgcgtctgtgcccccctgTGCCAGGGCAGGCTCTTCTGGACGTGATTGTAAATCCACCTCAACCTGGAGAGCCGTCCTACAAACAGTTCATGGCG GAGAAGAAAGCTGTACTTGGTAATCTGGCGGAGAAGGCCCGGCTCACCGAAGAAATCCTGAATCAAGCCCCCGGGATCCAGTGTAATCCTGTCCAGGGAGCCATGTACTCCTTCCCAAGAATCGAGATCCCAGAGCAAGCGATCAAACTGGCTCAG GCTGAAGGTCAGGCCCCGGACATGTTCTTCTGTATGAAGTTATTGGAAGAGACTGGAATTTGTGTTGTACCCGGAAGTGGGTTTGGCCAGCGAGAAGGAACCCACCACTTCAG GATGACCATCCTCCCACCCATCGATAAGCTGAAGAGTCTCCTGGAGCGACTGAAGGATTTCCATCAGAAGTTTATCCAGGAACACTCCTAA